From Salinicola endophyticus:
GACCCGCGCCCACTCGTGATAGTCGAGCCCGGCGCGGCGCAGCCGCTTGTCCTCCAGCTCGAACGCCATCGGCTCGATCAGGTGCAGCCGGAAGCCGGTATTGGCACAGAGCCGGATGATATTGCCGGTATTGGGCGGAATCTCGGGTTCGAACAGGACGATATCGAGCATGGCGGCAGCCTCGCGGTGACGGGCGTTAGGCTTGGTACGAAAACCACTCGTACGAAACCTGGGTGCTGTCTGAAAGTCGACGAGCGAAGGCCAGGCAAGGCAAAAATCGGCGAAGACGCGGAGTTTACGGGGTGTAAATGAGCATTTTGAGCCGATTTTTAACGCCGCATGGGCGAGCGCAGTACTTTTCAGACAGTGCCCAGCGCATGATACGCCATCGGCGCCCACATGGGGCGCCGATGGCGGGGCCAGTTAGCGTGGCCGGTCACACAGGCTGGGTGTCGCCGGCCTGACGGCAGCTACGGGGCATCAGAAGCCGACGCTGACGCCCAGCACCGGCCCGCTGTCCAGGGTGTGACCGTCGTCGTTGTCGAAATCGGTGCGCATATAGCGGTAACCGCCGTAGAGGTAGGTGTGCGAGATGATGTTCACCCGCGCCTGGGCACCGTACTCGTAGCTCTTGTCGATATCGCCATGGGCCAGGCCCTTGGGCGTATAGAAGCCGTAGGCACCCACCGAGGTGAGCGGAATCGGGGTATCGACGAAGGCCGAACCGCCCAGACCCAGGCCGCCACCGTTGCCGTAGTGGGTGTCCTGGTACTGATAGCGCCCACCGACCGAGAGATCGACCCCAGGCAGCCACGGCGTGAACATCAGCGAGCCGGAGTACGCCTTGGCGTTGTGGCCGCTGTCATCGGTATTGAGATAACCCACCCCGGCACGCAGGCTGGGCAGAATGGTCTGGCTGGCCTCGACCCCGAAGGAGTCCTTGCCGCCGTTGGCGGATACGCTCAGCGCCATCGCCTGCTGACTGGCGAAAACGAAGGTGGCGGTAGCGAGGGCGAAGCCCAAAGGTTTGAAATGGCTGCGCTTGATCATGTCACGTCTCCAGAAAGTCGCGCCGAAACGCGTTGGCCTTGCGGTTTAAGCGTGACATAATCCGGCAAATTATCAAACGGTGTTTTCTAAACCGTTTGTAATCCCCCGACGTTCAGCCCGAGCCGCCGGGGGAGCGGCTCGGCCGATGCGTGAAAACCCGGCGTCAAAAACCGCGCGCCCGGGTTACGCCGCAGGGTTTACGCCGTAGCGGTCACGGTAAGCGCGGATCGCCTCGGCGTGGCGGCTGAAGTCGTCGGGTTCGCCGGCACCGGGCTCGCGCGCTTCGAGATAGGCGAGCATCTGGTCGAGATTGACGATGCTGATCACCGGCATGGCGTAGGCCGCTTCGACC
This genomic window contains:
- a CDS encoding YfaZ family outer membrane protein, producing MIKRSHFKPLGFALATATFVFASQQAMALSVSANGGKDSFGVEASQTILPSLRAGVGYLNTDDSGHNAKAYSGSLMFTPWLPGVDLSVGGRYQYQDTHYGNGGGLGLGGSAFVDTPIPLTSVGAYGFYTPKGLAHGDIDKSYEYGAQARVNIISHTYLYGGYRYMRTDFDNDDGHTLDSGPVLGVSVGF